In a genomic window of Polycladomyces abyssicola:
- a CDS encoding 3-hydroxyacyl-CoA dehydrogenase produces MDVRKGVVAVTGGASGLGEATVRHFARLGAKVAIWDTNEEKGAALAEEWVEQAIFVKTDVTDETSVQHAVNAVADRFGTVHVVVNCAGIGIAKKVLGKDGPHDLGSFARVIQVNLIGTFNVIRLAAEQMIQNEPNAEGERGVIINTASVAAFEGQIGQAAYSASKGGIVGMTLPIARELAAHGIRVMTIAPGLFDTPLFASLPEKAREALGAMTPFPSRLGRPEEFALLAQSIVENPMLNGSTIRLDGALRMQPR; encoded by the coding sequence ATGGATGTTCGAAAAGGTGTGGTTGCCGTTACCGGTGGTGCATCCGGACTGGGCGAAGCGACGGTACGCCATTTTGCACGATTGGGAGCAAAGGTAGCCATCTGGGATACCAACGAGGAAAAAGGTGCCGCTTTGGCGGAAGAATGGGTCGAGCAGGCGATATTCGTGAAAACAGACGTTACCGATGAAACGAGCGTGCAACATGCGGTGAACGCGGTTGCGGACCGCTTCGGCACGGTGCATGTGGTGGTCAACTGTGCAGGAATTGGTATTGCCAAAAAAGTGCTCGGAAAAGATGGTCCGCATGATCTGGGCTCGTTTGCAAGAGTGATCCAAGTCAATCTGATCGGCACTTTTAATGTGATTCGACTGGCCGCGGAGCAAATGATCCAAAACGAACCAAACGCCGAGGGGGAACGGGGAGTGATCATCAATACGGCTTCGGTGGCCGCTTTCGAAGGGCAGATCGGTCAAGCTGCATACAGCGCCTCCAAAGGCGGGATCGTGGGCATGACGTTGCCGATCGCACGTGAACTGGCTGCTCACGGCATTCGCGTCATGACGATCGCGCCCGGTTTATTTGACACACCGCTGTTTGCTTCTCTGCCGGAAAAAGCGCGGGAGGCACTCGGTGCGATGACCCCGTTTCCTTCCAGGCTGGGCAGGCCGGAAGAGTTCGCTCTGCTGGCGCAAAGCATCGTCGAAAACCCCATGCTGAACGGAAGCACCATCCGCTTGGACGGTGCGTTACGCATGCAGCCGAGATAA
- a CDS encoding DMT family transporter, with protein sequence MNHMFRLYGALVLLSLIWGLSFVFIKYLLEPAGIWGVVFLRCLAGVAVLIPLLLYRGVPPLRSIPWGPLVLVGVLNAGLPWGLISWSETQIHSNTASILNATTPIWTSLIGVVAYSVVLTKRQWIGIATGFVGILILMDFRVADLFREHFVGIGTMLVAAMCYGFASQYTKRFLSDVDVLLTATVTLVTGVGVGLIGMAFTRGVSLDALWNLKSAFALIGLGVFGSGIAYLLFFYMITAGGAQFAVNVTYLVPLTAIIWGAVLLHEPLSPHMVIGLLVIFAGIYLSTAQTKQKQTQVLRK encoded by the coding sequence ATGAATCATATGTTCCGGTTGTACGGTGCGCTGGTTTTGCTGAGTCTCATCTGGGGATTGTCCTTTGTATTCATCAAATATCTGTTGGAACCGGCGGGCATATGGGGAGTGGTTTTTCTACGTTGTCTTGCGGGCGTTGCCGTATTGATTCCGCTGTTGTTGTATCGCGGAGTACCGCCGTTGCGGTCCATTCCGTGGGGGCCACTCGTCTTAGTCGGAGTGTTGAATGCCGGCCTGCCTTGGGGATTGATCTCTTGGAGCGAAACGCAGATCCACAGCAATACGGCATCGATCCTCAATGCCACCACGCCGATTTGGACGAGTTTGATCGGTGTGGTGGCATATTCGGTGGTTTTGACGAAACGGCAGTGGATTGGGATTGCCACGGGGTTTGTCGGAATTTTGATTTTGATGGATTTCCGCGTAGCGGATTTATTCCGCGAACATTTTGTCGGAATCGGCACGATGTTGGTGGCCGCCATGTGTTATGGTTTCGCTTCACAATATACTAAGCGCTTTTTGTCGGACGTGGATGTGCTGTTGACCGCCACGGTGACGTTGGTAACGGGTGTCGGGGTGGGGCTCATCGGTATGGCATTCACCCGGGGGGTTTCACTGGATGCTCTGTGGAATCTCAAGTCTGCCTTTGCGTTGATAGGATTGGGGGTATTTGGATCCGGTATTGCCTATCTGCTGTTTTTTTACATGATCACAGCAGGTGGTGCCCAATTTGCCGTCAATGTTACATACTTGGTGCCACTGACAGCGATCATTTGGGGAGCAGTTTTGCTGCATGAGCCCTTGTCCCCCCATATGGTCATCGGGTTGCTTGTCATCTTTGCCGGAATTTATCTCTCAACGGCCCAAACCAAACAGAAACAAACCCAGGTGTTGAGGAAATAG
- a CDS encoding class I adenylate-forming enzyme family protein, whose product MSVSVIGELLRHRTRLSPDVEALVSPTKRLTYREYNGIVNKLAHYLLQLQVQKGDRIALICKNSHHFPIIYMAAAKIGAVTVPINWRLKTDGIRYILEDCTPKILFYDGEFDEVTPLLGRLPFIQQEIRMDIEEDTLEELVEGYPDEEPQVDVIGEDPAVIIYTSGTTGRSKGVVCTHTNLYSASVANTTTLDWRYRDRFLVVSPLFHISGMVIPICALVRGLTVVVNDQFHPIQIWDLLHAERINIMFSVPSMLNYIYESLKHQDVDAPSLRMIICGGAKVPAELIRGMYDFGYHVIQVYGATEYAGAATFWLPEYGLETCESAGKAVYLTEMKIVDPTTGESLPPGEIGEVVLRGPLTFAGYWNMEEATQEVIRNGWYHTRDAGWMDENGLLYVVDRLRDMIITSGENVFPAQVESVINQLEEVAESAVVGVAHPIWGELARAYVVRKQGSTVTEEEIITHVRRYLPDHFLHEVVFVEELPKNSMGKVMKYVLRQHANQQKQMQ is encoded by the coding sequence ATGTCTGTCAGCGTCATTGGAGAGCTGCTTCGCCACCGGACGCGGTTGTCACCGGATGTGGAGGCTTTGGTGTCGCCGACGAAACGGTTGACGTACCGGGAATACAATGGGATCGTGAACAAGTTGGCTCATTACCTGCTCCAATTGCAGGTTCAAAAAGGAGATCGGATTGCACTTATTTGCAAAAACAGTCATCATTTTCCGATCATCTATATGGCTGCGGCTAAAATCGGTGCCGTGACGGTACCGATCAACTGGCGGCTCAAAACGGATGGCATTCGTTACATATTGGAAGACTGTACTCCCAAAATCCTGTTTTACGACGGAGAATTTGATGAGGTCACTCCTTTGTTGGGCAGGCTTCCTTTCATTCAGCAGGAAATTCGCATGGACATAGAAGAAGACACTTTGGAAGAGTTGGTTGAAGGATATCCAGATGAAGAGCCGCAGGTGGATGTGATCGGAGAAGATCCTGCCGTGATCATCTATACTTCCGGAACTACCGGCCGGTCCAAAGGGGTCGTATGTACCCACACCAATTTATACTCAGCCAGCGTCGCCAACACGACCACATTGGATTGGCGGTATCGGGATCGGTTTTTGGTGGTTTCCCCGTTGTTCCACATCAGCGGCATGGTGATTCCCATCTGCGCCCTGGTTCGTGGCCTTACGGTGGTCGTGAACGACCAATTCCACCCCATCCAGATTTGGGATCTCCTCCATGCTGAGAGGATCAACATCATGTTTTCCGTACCTTCGATGCTGAACTACATTTATGAGTCGTTGAAGCATCAGGATGTGGATGCGCCTTCTCTTCGCATGATTATCTGCGGCGGGGCCAAGGTACCGGCGGAGTTGATCCGGGGGATGTACGACTTCGGGTACCATGTGATACAGGTGTACGGTGCAACGGAGTATGCGGGAGCCGCCACCTTTTGGCTGCCGGAATATGGTCTGGAGACATGCGAATCGGCGGGAAAAGCTGTATATCTGACGGAGATGAAAATCGTCGATCCCACCACGGGCGAATCATTGCCTCCAGGTGAAATCGGAGAAGTGGTGTTAAGGGGGCCATTGACGTTCGCAGGATACTGGAATATGGAGGAAGCCACCCAGGAAGTGATTCGAAATGGTTGGTACCATACGCGGGATGCGGGCTGGATGGACGAGAACGGTTTATTGTACGTGGTCGACCGGCTGCGGGATATGATCATCACCAGCGGGGAAAATGTGTTCCCGGCACAAGTGGAATCGGTCATCAATCAATTGGAGGAAGTGGCCGAGTCCGCCGTGGTCGGTGTCGCACATCCGATATGGGGCGAGCTTGCCCGGGCTTATGTCGTGCGGAAGCAAGGAAGCACGGTCACCGAAGAGGAGATCATCACCCATGTCCGCCGGTATTTGCCCGATCACTTCCTGCATGAAGTCGTCTTTGTGGAGGAACTTCCGAAAAACAGCATGGGTAAAGTGATGAAATACGTGCTTCGTCAACATGCCAATCAACAAAAGCAGATGCAGTGA
- a CDS encoding ABC transporter ATP-binding protein — protein MVEVSGLVKRYNGVAVVDGVTFNVKRGEVFGLLGPNGAGKTTTMEMIEGLRVPDEGEIRIDGMDVVRERDRVKHVIGLQLQSTALFEHMTVREMIVLYSSFYPHARPVDELLTAFDLQEKRNTWVKHLSGGQKQRLAIALAVVHDPQVLFLDEPTTGLDPGARRALWDIILRLRDEGRTVFLSTHYMEEAEQLCDRVAIMHQGKIIALDTPAGLIRQLDVDSVVEFTWESELDSSPLAALSGVKEVRRSEDRNVMLLTERLPETLRDLISWSETSGVPLSGLRTRTATLEDVFLHYTGKRLT, from the coding sequence ATGGTGGAAGTGAGTGGATTGGTCAAACGGTATAACGGTGTGGCCGTGGTGGACGGTGTAACGTTCAACGTGAAGCGGGGGGAAGTCTTTGGCCTGTTGGGGCCAAACGGTGCGGGAAAAACCACGACCATGGAGATGATCGAAGGATTGCGCGTACCGGACGAAGGGGAGATCCGGATCGACGGAATGGATGTGGTCCGAGAGCGGGATCGGGTGAAACATGTAATCGGTTTGCAGTTGCAGTCAACCGCGTTGTTCGAGCACATGACTGTACGGGAGATGATCGTGCTCTACAGCAGTTTCTACCCCCATGCACGTCCGGTGGACGAGCTGCTGACGGCTTTTGACCTGCAAGAGAAACGGAATACCTGGGTCAAACATCTATCAGGTGGACAAAAGCAGCGTTTGGCCATTGCACTGGCCGTGGTACATGATCCGCAGGTCTTGTTTTTGGATGAGCCGACGACCGGGTTGGACCCGGGAGCACGGCGCGCGCTGTGGGACATTATCCTGCGTTTGCGGGATGAGGGACGAACAGTGTTTTTGTCCACTCACTATATGGAGGAAGCGGAACAGTTGTGTGACCGTGTGGCGATCATGCATCAGGGGAAAATCATCGCATTGGATACCCCGGCGGGACTGATCCGTCAGTTGGATGTGGACAGTGTGGTGGAATTCACCTGGGAATCGGAATTGGACTCTTCCCCGCTCGCTGCTTTGAGTGGAGTGAAGGAGGTGCGCCGCTCCGAGGATCGCAATGTGATGCTGTTGACGGAGCGGCTGCCGGAGACGTTGCGCGATTTGATTTCATGGTCCGAAACAAGCGGAGTCCCATTATCCGGTTTGCGAACACGAACGGCAACGCTGGAAGATGTGTTTCTCCACTATACGGGAAAGAGGTTGACATGA
- a CDS encoding ABC transporter permease — MKAYWRLTQAQLLLFLRNKNVVIWSLVVPILMMVVLGTLIKGGNTFRLDVAVVDQDHSSASREFVQSLKSVRGVSVEMEKDLNQGIAQVKQGDRQLVILIRNGFGRHLNQWAEKVPSKEIVLYLDKSNLTAAQLGTTVVGQMVDQLNKRLIGFRPVITTETVNIQSHTLGYIDFLVPGLLALMIMNNNMNGVAATIASWRERGILRRMQATPLSSATFIAGQITARIVLNGLQALIVLLVAYWVFGVHVYGSWWLLLILILLGTLTFMSIGFIIASLAKTPETAGPMAGLLSFPMIFVGGVFFPLRDLPDWLRRVVDAIPIGHLTHALRSVMNEGAGLSALWTPVVVLTAWMIGSFAVAAWMFRWDAE; from the coding sequence GTGAAGGCATACTGGCGATTGACCCAGGCGCAGTTGTTGTTGTTTTTGCGAAACAAAAACGTCGTGATTTGGTCGCTGGTGGTTCCGATATTGATGATGGTGGTTTTGGGCACATTGATCAAAGGGGGAAACACATTCAGGCTGGATGTCGCGGTCGTCGATCAGGACCATTCCTCCGCTTCCCGTGAATTTGTGCAATCATTGAAGTCGGTTCGCGGTGTTTCGGTCGAAATGGAAAAGGATTTGAATCAGGGGATCGCTCAGGTAAAACAAGGTGACCGTCAGCTGGTGATACTGATCCGAAATGGGTTCGGCCGTCATCTCAACCAATGGGCGGAGAAAGTTCCGTCCAAGGAAATAGTCCTTTATCTGGACAAAAGCAATCTGACAGCCGCCCAGCTTGGGACGACCGTGGTGGGTCAAATGGTGGATCAGTTGAACAAACGGTTGATCGGGTTTCGACCTGTGATCACGACTGAAACGGTGAACATCCAAAGCCACACATTGGGTTATATCGACTTTTTGGTGCCTGGTTTGTTAGCGCTGATGATCATGAACAACAATATGAACGGCGTGGCCGCCACAATCGCATCTTGGCGAGAACGGGGCATCCTGCGTCGAATGCAGGCGACACCGTTGTCCAGCGCCACATTCATCGCCGGCCAGATCACGGCTCGAATCGTGCTAAACGGCCTGCAAGCGCTGATCGTGCTGTTGGTGGCCTATTGGGTGTTCGGGGTCCATGTTTACGGTTCGTGGTGGTTGTTGTTGATACTGATCCTGTTGGGGACGCTGACGTTCATGTCCATCGGCTTCATCATCGCATCCTTGGCCAAAACGCCGGAGACGGCCGGGCCGATGGCGGGATTACTTTCGTTTCCCATGATCTTTGTTGGCGGCGTCTTTTTCCCGTTACGAGATTTGCCCGACTGGTTGCGCCGTGTTGTTGACGCGATCCCGATCGGCCATTTGACGCATGCCCTGCGCTCGGTCATGAACGAAGGTGCCGGTCTGTCGGCGTTATGGACACCTGTAGTGGTGTTGACGGCATGGATGATCGGGTCGTTTGCCGTGGCTGCCTGGATGTTCCGTTGGGATGCAGAGTGA
- the acpS gene encoding holo-ACP synthase has product MIIGIGTDIVQLDRLRQKDRERLAQRVLTSEERQWWPKGDVRQIEYLAGRFAAKEALAKAARTGIGRTLGFQDIEILSTDNGCPEVRLSEHSRRKLGWADDVRIHLTIAHERDYAVATVVVERVPNEW; this is encoded by the coding sequence GTGATTATCGGAATCGGAACGGATATCGTACAATTGGATCGTTTGCGGCAAAAAGACAGGGAACGCTTGGCACAACGCGTACTGACGTCGGAAGAACGACAGTGGTGGCCGAAGGGGGATGTGCGCCAAATCGAATATTTGGCAGGGAGATTTGCGGCCAAAGAGGCGTTGGCGAAAGCGGCCAGAACTGGTATCGGACGAACTCTCGGCTTTCAGGATATTGAGATCTTGAGTACTGACAACGGTTGTCCCGAAGTGCGGCTTTCCGAGCATAGTCGACGGAAACTGGGATGGGCGGATGATGTGCGGATTCACCTCACTATTGCCCATGAACGGGATTACGCCGTCGCCACGGTGGTGGTAGAACGGGTGCCGAACGAATGGTGA
- a CDS encoding NAD(P)H-hydrate dehydratase — translation MYLVTAQEMRDLDRYTIEHIGIPGVVLMERAGLAVAQAITEHFAQPGQAVVLSGHGNNGGDGFVVARHLAMAGWRTAVWLVGSEERMTADTRTFYESCRQLGMDVKTFGAEQADELRRWLETADVVVDALLGTGIRGPVRPVMESVIRLVNDHTRGRVVAVDVPSGVETDTGRVASVAIKADQTVTFAYAKWCHYLRPGAEHCGEVIVADIGIPPSVTTYRRPAARVNHPQWWREYLKPRSRWAHKGTHGHLLVVGGSRGMLGAVAMAGTAALRAGAGLVTIAVPEAQHDPLAAKVTEALVWSWSDDGHGRFAPGSSERIGERLNRLTAVAVGPGLGRFTGEREWLAELLRQTNLPMVLDADALNVLADHPDILTERKGELILTPHPGEMARLTGTDTVRVEEERYRVAKEWAERYGVTVVLKGTYTIIAFPDGTQMVNPTGSPAMAKAGSGDLLTGIIGALLAQKIPPTAAVPMGVYVHGLAGELAVTSAEHSVIASDILLQVGPAFHRLLSDRVRT, via the coding sequence GTGTATTTGGTAACTGCACAGGAGATGCGCGATCTGGACCGGTACACCATCGAACACATCGGGATACCGGGTGTGGTGTTGATGGAACGCGCGGGACTTGCCGTCGCACAGGCGATCACGGAGCATTTCGCCCAACCGGGTCAGGCGGTGGTACTCTCAGGTCATGGCAACAACGGGGGGGACGGGTTTGTCGTCGCCCGGCATCTAGCTATGGCCGGATGGCGGACGGCAGTGTGGTTGGTCGGTTCCGAGGAAAGAATGACGGCGGACACCCGAACGTTTTACGAATCTTGCCGTCAGCTGGGTATGGATGTAAAAACGTTCGGGGCTGAGCAGGCGGACGAACTGCGGCGATGGTTGGAGACAGCCGACGTTGTCGTCGACGCTCTTCTGGGAACAGGGATACGGGGACCGGTTCGTCCGGTGATGGAGTCGGTGATCCGGCTGGTAAACGATCATACACGGGGGCGTGTGGTGGCCGTCGATGTGCCCAGCGGGGTGGAGACGGATACCGGACGGGTCGCGTCTGTGGCGATCAAAGCGGATCAGACGGTGACATTCGCCTATGCAAAATGGTGTCATTACTTGCGTCCGGGAGCCGAACACTGCGGAGAGGTGATCGTGGCAGATATCGGGATCCCGCCATCAGTTACTACGTACCGGAGACCTGCCGCACGTGTCAACCATCCCCAGTGGTGGCGGGAATATCTGAAACCCCGGTCAAGATGGGCGCACAAAGGGACGCACGGTCATCTGCTGGTCGTCGGCGGTTCCCGCGGGATGCTGGGAGCTGTCGCCATGGCCGGTACCGCCGCCCTGCGCGCCGGTGCCGGATTGGTCACGATTGCCGTACCCGAAGCACAACACGATCCCCTGGCGGCCAAAGTGACGGAAGCGCTCGTATGGTCATGGTCAGACGACGGTCATGGGCGTTTTGCACCCGGCAGTTCAGAGCGCATCGGCGAGCGTTTGAATCGCCTAACGGCGGTGGCCGTCGGTCCCGGTTTGGGACGTTTTACGGGAGAACGCGAGTGGCTGGCCGAACTGCTCCGGCAGACAAACCTGCCCATGGTGTTGGATGCGGATGCGCTCAACGTGTTGGCTGATCATCCCGATATTCTCACTGAACGTAAAGGGGAGCTCATCCTGACGCCACATCCGGGTGAAATGGCCCGCCTCACAGGTACCGACACAGTCCGTGTGGAGGAAGAGCGTTACCGTGTGGCCAAGGAATGGGCCGAACGATACGGTGTCACCGTCGTCCTCAAAGGAACGTATACGATCATTGCATTTCCCGACGGCACCCAAATGGTGAATCCCACCGGCAGTCCAGCCATGGCCAAAGCCGGGTCCGGCGATCTGTTGACCGGAATCATCGGCGCGTTGTTGGCCCAGAAAATCCCACCGACAGCCGCTGTTCCAATGGGTGTCTATGTTCACGGGCTGGCTGGGGAGTTGGCGGTCACATCCGCCGAACACAGCGTGATCGCTTCCGACATTCTATTGCAAGTGGGGCCTGCGTTTCATCGACTGTTGTCCGATCGCGTCCGTACCTAA
- a CDS encoding outer membrane lipoprotein-sorting protein encodes MRRIAWGVAALLLIMVVLTGCGQKNAADIVSDLSKRYEKMEGYTTKAKMTIHTGKTPQIYEVEVWYKQPNFYRVSLKNTKKDITQILLRNDDGVYVLTPHLNKSFRFQSDWPESSGQIYLYQSLINSIIDDQSRGFKAGSDGYQFDVRAKTNNQTLSRQRIWLNKDLYPTKAVLLNDQDQVMVEVTFDRFNTDPSFDKDAFDMNRNMNGLNEQTLPSMRHAQTDKNHHSEKEVEAMVPGYVPKGSQLVDEQTVVSMEGEVVIMRYQGRQPFTLTQKNPDAVQASAPMYGQPVDLGYTVGILLEGSEKKRLSWTHNNTEFELYGNLPVAEMVKIAQSVQDQPKK; translated from the coding sequence ATGCGTCGGATTGCATGGGGGGTGGCCGCCCTTTTGTTGATCATGGTGGTTTTGACGGGATGCGGACAGAAAAACGCCGCCGATATCGTGAGCGATCTGTCGAAGCGATATGAAAAAATGGAAGGATACACGACAAAGGCCAAGATGACAATTCATACCGGCAAAACCCCCCAAATATACGAAGTGGAAGTATGGTACAAACAGCCGAACTTTTACCGAGTCTCCCTCAAAAACACCAAAAAAGACATCACCCAAATTCTGCTTCGCAATGACGACGGGGTGTACGTGTTGACACCCCACCTGAACAAGAGTTTCCGTTTCCAAAGCGACTGGCCGGAATCCAGCGGGCAAATCTATCTGTACCAATCATTGATCAACAGCATTATCGACGATCAGTCCCGTGGGTTTAAGGCGGGCTCCGACGGATATCAATTCGATGTTCGTGCCAAAACCAACAATCAGACGTTGAGTCGGCAACGGATTTGGTTAAACAAAGATCTGTATCCAACCAAGGCGGTATTGCTCAACGATCAGGATCAGGTGATGGTGGAAGTCACCTTTGACCGCTTCAATACTGACCCGTCTTTCGACAAAGATGCGTTTGACATGAACCGCAACATGAACGGACTGAACGAGCAGACATTGCCTTCGATGCGTCATGCGCAAACCGACAAAAACCATCATTCGGAAAAAGAAGTGGAAGCGATGGTTCCGGGTTACGTGCCGAAGGGGAGTCAGTTGGTCGATGAGCAAACCGTCGTCAGCATGGAAGGCGAGGTTGTCATCATGCGGTACCAAGGAAGACAACCGTTCACCCTAACACAGAAAAATCCTGATGCCGTACAGGCCAGTGCTCCGATGTACGGTCAACCGGTCGATTTGGGCTACACGGTCGGCATTTTGTTGGAAGGCAGTGAGAAGAAGCGGCTGTCTTGGACACACAATAACACGGAATTTGAGTTGTACGGCAATCTGCCTGTAGCGGAAATGGTCAAAATCGCTCAATCGGTGCAGGATCAGCCTAAAAAATGA
- a CDS encoding penicillin acylase family protein codes for MKRYVIVILVLINMQFLLMPSTGGAQTSNDPGGFLNIMPPGQDGTVNALEMTKFQLTGEYPRHFNDQTQMYDSLVDRIKGIKDEELVKYFKKATFGVNGKVERTYSPTKGVTVQRDEFGVPHIQGKTREATMFAVGYVTAEDRLFLMDVLRHLGRGRLSEFLGASEANKEMDRAQVKVAPYKEEELTRQANELCLQGEEAAQVCKDIEAYIDGVNAFIRQARMNPNLLPAEYPALQQIPKEWKLEDSVAIASLVGGIFGKGGGNEVASSRFLSQLMQKHGSHKGRAIWEDFRSAEDVEAPVTTEKSFPYNQPSSVDPKSTAILDLETVGKTLEEMKPPKMVADGPFGSIDLRAPKGMSNAILVNAEHTKEGRPIAVFGPQTGYFSPQLLVETDVHGPGIDARGVGFAGVNMYVQLGRGRDYAWSATSSGADNVDQWVVKLCEPDGGKPTMKSQGYWYKGECRPMDVYTHRQIAKPTAAGIPEPSKDSLIFDIKVERTVYGPVNARGTVRGEPVAVTTQRSTYGKELNSALGFRRINDPDFMREGSASFLKAFDKVDYTFNWFYVDKKDIAYKHSCLCPVRDPRTDPDLPAWGTGEYDWTGNYLKPEEQPHDINPKRGYFANWNNKQAPGFRANDANFSYGPVHRSLHLDKRLAKMISSGKKLTKADMVNIMMDAATVDLKAQEVYPWVLKVLGEKAPGNDPVLQEMRDRLAAWVESGGHRRDSSPKDGIYDDAVAVAIGDAYFETLTRVMFDKALSGTNLPNVLEDSPRGGLGSAFLEGYYSYVNKDLRRLLGEKVKDPWHTVYCGDGNLSSCRLDLWKAMRITADRLRKEYNSDDVENWVYDDAQDAIKQKPMGLLAAPDMRWVNRPTFQQVVQVGVKNP; via the coding sequence TTGAAACGGTATGTGATTGTCATACTCGTGCTGATCAACATGCAGTTTTTGTTGATGCCTTCTACGGGAGGCGCCCAAACGTCTAATGATCCCGGTGGTTTCCTCAATATCATGCCTCCGGGTCAAGACGGGACGGTAAACGCACTGGAAATGACCAAATTTCAACTGACCGGAGAGTATCCCAGGCACTTCAATGATCAGACTCAAATGTACGATTCCCTGGTGGATCGCATAAAGGGGATCAAGGATGAAGAACTTGTCAAATATTTCAAGAAAGCTACCTTCGGTGTCAATGGTAAAGTGGAACGTACCTATTCCCCGACGAAAGGCGTAACGGTTCAGCGGGATGAATTTGGCGTCCCCCACATTCAAGGGAAAACCAGGGAGGCCACGATGTTTGCCGTGGGCTATGTAACCGCGGAGGACCGATTGTTCCTGATGGATGTGCTCCGCCATCTGGGACGGGGGCGGCTGAGCGAATTTCTCGGGGCCAGTGAAGCAAACAAGGAGATGGACAGGGCCCAGGTGAAGGTAGCCCCGTACAAAGAGGAAGAATTGACCCGTCAGGCCAACGAGCTTTGTCTTCAGGGAGAGGAAGCAGCCCAGGTCTGCAAAGACATAGAAGCCTACATAGACGGGGTGAACGCTTTTATACGTCAAGCGCGAATGAATCCCAACTTGCTTCCCGCGGAGTATCCCGCCCTCCAGCAGATTCCGAAAGAGTGGAAGCTCGAAGACAGTGTGGCCATCGCCAGCTTGGTCGGCGGGATTTTCGGGAAGGGCGGCGGAAACGAAGTGGCCAGTAGCCGATTTCTGTCCCAGTTAATGCAAAAACACGGTTCCCACAAGGGACGGGCGATCTGGGAGGATTTCCGGAGCGCGGAGGACGTGGAAGCTCCCGTGACGACGGAAAAATCCTTTCCCTATAACCAGCCTTCTTCCGTCGATCCAAAATCCACGGCCATACTCGACTTGGAAACCGTCGGCAAAACATTGGAAGAGATGAAACCGCCGAAGATGGTGGCGGACGGCCCCTTCGGTTCGATCGACTTGAGGGCGCCCAAGGGGATGAGCAATGCGATACTGGTAAATGCAGAACACACCAAAGAGGGACGTCCCATTGCCGTATTCGGTCCTCAGACAGGCTACTTCAGCCCCCAGCTGCTGGTGGAGACAGATGTTCACGGACCGGGGATTGATGCCCGGGGAGTGGGTTTTGCTGGGGTCAACATGTATGTGCAACTGGGGCGGGGACGGGACTATGCCTGGTCGGCCACCTCCTCCGGAGCGGACAACGTGGATCAGTGGGTGGTTAAACTCTGCGAGCCGGATGGAGGCAAACCCACGATGAAATCCCAGGGTTACTGGTACAAAGGGGAATGTCGTCCCATGGACGTTTATACTCACCGGCAAATTGCTAAACCCACGGCCGCAGGAATACCCGAGCCGTCCAAAGACAGTCTTATCTTTGACATCAAGGTGGAACGGACTGTCTACGGCCCTGTCAATGCCCGGGGAACCGTCAGGGGAGAGCCGGTGGCTGTAACCACCCAGCGCTCCACTTACGGCAAAGAATTAAACAGCGCTCTGGGCTTCCGCCGAATCAACGATCCGGATTTTATGAGAGAGGGTTCCGCTTCTTTTTTAAAGGCGTTCGACAAAGTGGATTACACCTTCAATTGGTTTTACGTGGACAAAAAGGATATTGCATATAAGCACTCTTGCCTGTGTCCCGTGCGGGACCCCAGGACGGATCCCGATCTTCCTGCATGGGGGACCGGGGAATACGACTGGACGGGGAATTATCTGAAGCCGGAGGAGCAGCCCCATGACATCAACCCCAAACGGGGATACTTCGCCAATTGGAACAATAAACAGGCTCCCGGTTTCCGAGCCAATGACGCGAACTTCAGCTACGGTCCCGTTCACCGTTCCCTTCATTTGGACAAGCGGTTGGCGAAGATGATATCCTCCGGGAAGAAACTGACTAAGGCGGACATGGTTAACATCATGATGGACGCAGCGACGGTGGATTTGAAGGCGCAGGAGGTTTATCCGTGGGTGTTGAAAGTATTGGGAGAAAAAGCCCCCGGTAATGATCCCGTACTTCAGGAGATGAGGGACCGGTTGGCTGCATGGGTGGAGTCCGGGGGACACCGGCGTGATTCATCCCCCAAAGATGGCATTTATGATGATGCAGTGGCCGTGGCTATCGGGGATGCTTATTTCGAAACCCTGACCAGGGTGATGTTTGATAAAGCCCTGAGTGGAACGAACTTGCCCAATGTACTCGAGGATTCGCCGCGGGGCGGTTTGGGTTCGGCTTTTCTCGAGGGTTATTATTCCTATGTAAACAAGGATCTGCGTCGGCTTCTGGGTGAAAAGGTGAAGGACCCCTGGCACACGGTTTACTGTGGTGACGGAAATCTCTCCTCTTGCAGGTTGGATTTGTGGAAGGCGATGAGAATAACGGCAGACCGTCTTCGTAAGGAATACAATTCCGATGACGTGGAGAATTGGGTGTATGATGACGCTCAAGATGCCATCAAGCAAAAGCCCATGGGTCTACTTGCCGCACCGGACATGCGATGGGTAAACCGGCCCACCTTCCAGCAGGTGGTTCAGGTGGGTGTGAAAAATCCGTAG